In the genome of Natronocella acetinitrilica, the window TGAACCGCCCCGGGTTTGGTGGAGGCTCCAACTCTTGAGAAGATGGAGCCATGAAGAAGACCAACAAGTTCTCACCTGAGGTTCGCGAGCGGGCAGTTCGTATGGTGCAGGAGCACCGTGACGATTACCCCTCGCTGTGGGCCGCCATCGAGTCCATTGCGCCAAAAATCGGTTGCGTTCCGCAGACCCTGCTGGAATGGGTCAAGCGGGCGGAGACGGATGCAGGCGAGCGCGACGGGCTAACCACGACCGAACGTGAACGCCTCAAGGCGTTGGAGCGTGAGGTCAAGGAGCTGCGCCGCGCCAACGATATCCTCAAGACGGCCAGTGCGTTTTTCGCCCAGGCGGAGCTCGACCGCCGCCTGAAGTCCTGAAGGACTACATTGATCGCCACCGGGATGTATACGGGGTCGAGCCGATCTGCCGTGTTCTGCAGATTGCCCCTTCGGGATACCGACGGCGGGTGGCGCAACAGCGCAGTCCTTCTCTTCGCTGCGCCCGCGCTCAACGGGATGATCAGTTGATACCTGAGATCCAGCGTGTCTGGCATGCCAACATGCAGGTATACGGTGCTGACAAGGTCTGGCGTCAGCTCAATCGTGAGGGGATCGTGGTTGCCCGCTGTACGATTGAGCGGCTGATGAGACGCCTGGGGCTGCAGGGTGTGCGCCGCGGCAAGGTG includes:
- a CDS encoding IS3 family transposase (programmed frameshift), with protein sequence MKKTNKFSPEVRERAVRMVQEHRDDYPSLWAAIESIAPKIGCVPQTLLEWVKRAETDAGERDGLTTTERERLKALEREVKELRRANDILKTASAFFAPGGARPPPEVLKDYIDRHRDVYGVEPICRVLQIAPSGYRRRVAQQRSPSLRCARAQRDDQLIPEIQRVWHANMQVYGADKVWRQLNREGIVVARCTIERLMRRLGLQGVRRGKVVRTTVADTAAACPLDRVNRQFRAQRPNQLWVSDFTYVSTWQGWLYVAFVVDVFARRIVGWRVSKTMRTDFVIDALEQALYDRQPGRGDALVHHSDRGSQYVSIRYTERLSEAGIEPSVGSRGDSYDNALAETINGLYKAELIHRRAPWKSRESVELATLQWVHWFNHQRLLEPIGYIPPAEAEAHYWRLKATEAIPMAST